A window of Asterias rubens chromosome 22, eAstRub1.3, whole genome shotgun sequence contains these coding sequences:
- the LOC117305176 gene encoding FGFR1 oncogene partner 2 homolog has protein sequence MSLTIDQVLADAKRLVERLRDHDNAADSLIEQSSTLNKRIEAMKQYQEEVEEMNSVARHRPRSALILGIQQENRQIRELQRENRELRVALEEHQSALDLIMSSYREQICRMLMANRFDKDCLEKHAEQQEMSIATTAKIIEMAAVMKQAIFLEEKTSFDVEQKLTRLQVENRGLRELLEISRAVHKVHSPAAQREDVKNTPSIDPVAKAVITDNKDAVSDPTDQSTPTRTELNLTPSSNTEKDSSKLESEAGEKTDGVKTSAEEDASKGTLAEGQGGGGVIDEEVESVLSAFDDMTAGLDMDDTETDA, from the exons ATGAGTCTGACCATAGACCAAGTGTTAGCGGACGCTAAGCGGCTGGTAGAGAGACTACGAGATCATGACAACGCGGCCGACTCACTAATTGAACAATCCTCCACTCTCAACAAACGGATTGAAGCCATGAAACAG TACCAGGAGGAAGTTGAAGAGATGAACAGCGTCGCTCGTCACCGTCCACGCTCCGCCCTCATCCTCGGTATCCAGCAGGAGAACCGACAAATCCGCGAGCTGCAGAGAGAGAACCGGGAGCTCCGGGTGGCGCTAGAGGAACACCAGTCGGCTCTTGACCTCATCATGAGTAGCTACCGAGAACAGATATGTCGGATGCTGATGGCGAATAGATTCGATAAAGACTGCTTGGAGAAGCATGCTGAGCAACAAGAA ATGTCAATCGCAACAACAGCTAAGATCATAGAGATGGCCGCCGTAATGAAGCAAGCGATTTTCCTGGAGGAAAAAACCTCCTTCGATGTTGAGCAGAAACTCACCAGACTCCAG GTTGAAAATCGTGGTCTTCGTGAGCTCCTTGAGATCAGCCGAGCCGTCCACAAGGTCCACAGCCCTGCTGCGCAGCGGGAAGACGTGAAGAACACACCCTCCATAGATCCCGTCGCCAAGGCTGTAATCACCGACAACAAAGACGCCGTCAGCGACCCAACAGATCAATCGACCCCAACGAGGACCGAACTTAATCTCACCCCCTCATCAAACACGGAGAAGGACTCGTCAAAATTGGAGAGTGAAGCCGGGGAGAAGACAGATGGCGTGAAGACGTCAGCGGAGGAGGACGCGAGTAAAGGGACGCTCGCTGAGGGGCAGGGAGGCGGCGGTGTGATTGATGAAGAGGTTGAGAGTGTCCTAAGCGCTTTTGATGACATGACCGCCGGATTGGACATGGATGATACAGAGACAGACGCTTAG